One stretch of Emys orbicularis isolate rEmyOrb1 chromosome 7, rEmyOrb1.hap1, whole genome shotgun sequence DNA includes these proteins:
- the GPRIN2 gene encoding G protein-regulated inducer of neurite outgrowth 2 — protein sequence MAANSHQVQTHSHQETLNSVCHRPLNLNSHPLSKSSSSLACIGQVSSDERQSNKQDLKKSLSSTVCQTQVSKNDVGSTPSSEWSSTQSGMVESSSAVRTTSDQSPGDNVQNRATTTNRFLTVDQTPISLEGKDTKMHVKSSTVENISSVCDTHQQSMNRMEGLEAAVQRSHSDLTCSCKQQSSVTHMETSATHSIISSSSSNYDTSMHNTSFQRPRYGSGTYENTPNYQNWVTQIPTSHRDQKVPTNSFDSGGITHNTTIYTDPGTFHTAVLGPHMPGSGFPNRTMCSQSIGLSQGGMTYNNVSSSIYSPTVMTIHNSTALPCSARQDSAMKIDGTVSAYCHPLPIPSLQLVPRLVCSVSESGREQVTPGYCQSLPTSDMMTFPKLVSSVSESGLDAKQILKCCSVPEEHLSHAQHCIQQSRAQQEMKASYIVLHDQQCADMIMKTKDTWTMTSMNDLTKELKSPFECKDAEVQTISTMECKSVATSPSVVAEGHSHVFPEVNLEHDQEAPKSPVREVRWDDEGMTWEVYGAAVDPEVLGLAIQKHLEIQIEQFQTEPIELSRKSTEESPPAKEAKKRPFRTMMHSLRHPSCCARSNTVVE from the coding sequence GATGAAAGACAGAGCAACAAGCAAGATCTCAAGAAGAGCCTCAGTAGCACTGTCTGCCAAACACAGGTGAGCAAGAACGATGTTGGAAGTACCCCTAGTTCTGAATGGTCTTCCACACAGTCTGGAATGGTGGAAAGTTCATCGGCTGTCAGAACAACGAGTGATCAGTCACCAGGTGATAATGTGCAGAACAGAGCTACGACTACAAACCGCTTCCTGACTGTTGACCAGACTCCAATATCCCTGGAAGGAAAGGACACTAAGATGCATGTCAAGAGTAGCACTGTTGAGAACATTTCTTCAGTCTGTGATACACACCAGCAAAGTATGAATAGAATGGAAGGACTGGAAGCTGCAGTCCAAAGAAGCCATTCTGACCTAACATGCAGTTGCAAGCAGCAGAGTTCTGTCACCCACATGGAAACCAGTGCCACACACTCTATTATAAGTTCTTCTAGCAGTAATTATGATACATCAATGCATAACACGTCTTTCCAAAGACCGAGATATGGCTCTGGAACGTATGAAAATACTCCTAACTatcaaaactgggtgactcagATTCCCACTTCACATAGAGACCAAAAAGTGCCCACAAACAGCTTTGACAGTGGTGGTATAACACATAACACAACCATTTATACAGATCCTGGAACATTTCACACTGCTGTTCTAGGACCACACATGCCAGGAAGTGGTTTCCCAAACAGGACAATGTGCAGTCAATCAATTGGGCTTAGTCAAGGTGGCATGACTTACAATAATGTATCAAGCAGTATATACTCTCCCACAGTGATGACAATTCacaacagcactgccctaccctGCAGTGCAAGGCAGGATTCTGCTATGAAGATAGACGGCACTGTTTCTGCCTATTGCCATCCTTTGCCAATACCATCTCTTCAACTTGTTCCAAGGTTGGTATGCTCAGTTAGTGAATCGGGAAGAGAACAGGTAACTCCTGGATATTGTCAGTCCTTGCCTACTTCAGATATGATGACCTTTCCTAAACTGGTGTCATCTGTTAGTGAATCAGGTCTGGATGCAAAGCAAATCCTGAAATGCTGTAGTGTTCCCGAGGAGCATCTGTCACATGCTCAGCACTGCATTCAACAGAGCAGAGCTCAACAGGAAATGAAGGCTTCTTACATTGTGTTGCATGACCAGCAGTGTGCAGACATGATAATGAAGACTAAAGACACATGGACTATGACCTCTATGAATGACTTAACCAAAGAACTGAAATCTCCTTTTGAGTGCAAAGATGCAGAGGTACAAACCATTTCAACAATGGAATGCAAGTCTGTGGCCACAAGCCCATCTGTTGTAGCTGAAGGTCACTCTCATGTGTTCCCAGAGGTTAATTTAGAACATGACCAAGAGGCCCCAAAGTCTCCAGTACGTGAAGTGAGATGGGATGATGAAGGGATGACATGGGAAGTATATGGGGCAGCCGTGGACCCAGAAGTTCTTGGATTAGCCATTCAAAAACATCTTGAAATTCAAATAGAACAATTCCAGACAGAGCCTATAGAGCTCTCTAGGAAAAGTACTGAGGAGTCACCCCCAGCTAAAGAGGCAAAGAAAAGGCCATTTAGAACAATGATGCACTCTCTGAGACACCCAAGCTGCTGTGCTCGTTCCAATACTGTTGTGGAGTGA